The Thermobispora bispora DSM 43833 genome window below encodes:
- a CDS encoding glycosyltransferase family 2 protein, whose product MAGPEVTVVIPTVGRPSLAAALAAIGPGPEVIVVDDRRDARTPLPVPDGVRVLATGGRGPAAARNAGWRAATTPWVVFLDDDVVPAPGWAGALARDLGGLPGHVAGSQGRIRVPLPPGRPPTDEERNTAGLATARWATADMAYRRRALEAVGGFDERFPRAYREDSDLALRVRRAGFTLVRGERVTVHPVRDDGFWASLRRQRGNADDALMRRLHGPGWRAASGAPPGRLSRHVLTTLCGLFAAALTAMGAHRRRAGRAAARIAGLAWLALTAEFAWARIAPGPRTPGEILRMAVTSVLIPPAACAYRLGAEVALRTGGAR is encoded by the coding sequence ATGGCCGGCCCGGAGGTCACCGTGGTGATCCCGACGGTGGGCCGGCCGAGCCTCGCCGCGGCGCTCGCCGCCATCGGCCCCGGCCCGGAGGTGATCGTGGTCGACGACCGGAGGGACGCCCGAACCCCGCTCCCCGTGCCGGACGGGGTGCGCGTGCTCGCCACCGGCGGGCGCGGGCCGGCCGCGGCGCGGAACGCCGGCTGGCGGGCGGCCACCACCCCGTGGGTGGTCTTCCTCGACGACGACGTGGTGCCCGCACCCGGGTGGGCCGGGGCGCTCGCCCGGGACCTGGGCGGGCTCCCCGGGCATGTCGCCGGAAGCCAGGGCCGGATCCGGGTACCGTTGCCGCCCGGCCGCCCGCCCACCGACGAGGAGCGGAACACCGCCGGGCTCGCCACCGCCCGCTGGGCCACCGCGGACATGGCCTACCGCCGTCGGGCGCTCGAGGCGGTCGGCGGGTTCGACGAGCGGTTCCCCCGCGCCTACCGGGAGGACTCCGACCTCGCCCTGCGGGTGCGGCGCGCCGGGTTCACCCTGGTCCGGGGGGAGCGGGTGACCGTGCACCCGGTCCGGGACGACGGGTTCTGGGCGAGCCTGCGCCGCCAGCGCGGCAACGCCGACGACGCGCTGATGCGGCGGCTGCACGGCCCGGGGTGGCGGGCCGCCTCCGGCGCGCCGCCCGGACGTCTCAGCCGCCATGTGCTCACCACGCTCTGCGGGCTGTTCGCCGCGGCGCTCACCGCGATGGGCGCGCACCGGAGGCGCGCCGGAAGGGCGGCGGCCCGGATCGCCGGCCTCGCCTGGCTCGCCCTCACCGCCGAGTTCGCCTGGGCGCGGATCGCGCCCGGGCCGCGCACCCCGGGCGAGATCCTGCGCATGGCGGTGACGAGCGTGCTCATCCCGCCGGCCGCCTGCGCGTACCGGCTCGGGGCGGAGGTGGCGCTCCGGACGGGAGGGGCGAGGTGA
- a CDS encoding carbamoyltransferase family protein, with protein MRFLGINAIFHDPAAALVVDGRIVAAAEEERFSRRKHGKRPVPFSAWELPEQAAAWCLRQAGLRPQDLDGVAYSYDPALVRPGQAGLDGHWEELRTRYARRAPHFLATALPGLDPAQVRFVPHHVAHAASACLAAPYPESAVLVCDGRGEAASHLAGHHRGGELTVLAAQELPSSLGLMYEELTEHLGFQRSSDEYKVMALAAYGEPRHLEAFRDLIRPTGDGGFHVEPIDWHAFAKPPTEEGRWTSEHADLAASVQARLEEVLLDLARWLHARTGARHLTMAGGVALNCVANTRLLAEGPFDDVWVQPAAGDAGTALGGALHLAAEHGEPITPMDGADLGRGWTDEELAAWLDRARVPYERPDDLAAAVAAELAADRIVAWFQGRAEYGPRALGHRSLLAHPGHAANTERLNDVKGREPFRPVAPMVLAERAGEIFTRGPLTSPYMLFIHDVRPGWRELIPAVVHVDGTARIQTVDRRREPLLARLLEEFEARTGLPVLVNTSLNTAGRPMVDDPRDALECFGSAPVDVLALGPYLVRRGEVFR; from the coding sequence ATGCGTTTCCTCGGGATCAACGCGATCTTCCACGATCCGGCGGCCGCGCTGGTCGTGGACGGGCGGATCGTCGCCGCGGCCGAGGAGGAGCGGTTCAGCCGCCGCAAGCACGGCAAGCGCCCGGTGCCGTTCTCGGCCTGGGAGCTGCCCGAGCAGGCGGCCGCCTGGTGCCTCCGGCAGGCCGGGTTACGCCCGCAGGACCTCGACGGGGTGGCGTACTCCTACGACCCCGCCCTGGTCCGGCCCGGGCAGGCGGGCCTGGACGGGCACTGGGAGGAGCTGCGCACCCGCTACGCGCGCCGCGCCCCGCACTTCCTCGCCACCGCGCTCCCCGGCCTCGACCCCGCCCAGGTGCGGTTCGTGCCGCACCACGTCGCGCACGCCGCATCGGCCTGCCTCGCCGCGCCGTACCCGGAGTCGGCCGTGCTGGTCTGCGACGGACGCGGCGAGGCCGCGTCCCACCTGGCGGGCCACCACCGCGGCGGTGAGCTCACCGTGCTCGCCGCCCAGGAGCTGCCCAGCTCGCTCGGGCTCATGTACGAGGAGCTCACCGAGCACCTCGGCTTCCAGCGCTCCAGTGACGAGTACAAGGTCATGGCGCTCGCCGCGTACGGCGAGCCGCGCCACCTGGAGGCGTTCCGCGACCTCATCCGCCCGACCGGGGACGGCGGCTTCCACGTCGAGCCGATCGACTGGCACGCCTTCGCCAAGCCGCCCACCGAGGAGGGGCGGTGGACGAGCGAGCACGCCGACCTCGCCGCGAGCGTGCAGGCCCGGCTCGAAGAGGTGCTGCTCGACCTCGCCCGGTGGCTGCACGCCCGCACCGGCGCCCGCCACCTCACCATGGCCGGCGGGGTGGCGCTCAACTGCGTGGCGAACACCCGGCTGCTCGCCGAGGGGCCCTTCGACGACGTCTGGGTGCAGCCGGCCGCCGGCGACGCCGGCACCGCGCTCGGCGGGGCCCTCCACCTCGCCGCCGAGCACGGCGAGCCGATCACCCCGATGGACGGCGCGGACCTCGGCCGCGGCTGGACCGACGAGGAGCTCGCCGCATGGCTCGACCGGGCGCGCGTGCCGTACGAGCGGCCGGACGACCTCGCCGCCGCGGTCGCCGCCGAGCTCGCCGCGGACCGGATCGTCGCCTGGTTCCAGGGGCGCGCCGAGTACGGCCCGCGGGCGCTCGGCCACCGCTCGCTCCTGGCGCACCCGGGCCACGCGGCCAACACCGAGCGGCTCAACGACGTGAAAGGGCGCGAGCCCTTCCGGCCGGTCGCCCCGATGGTGCTCGCCGAACGGGCCGGGGAGATCTTCACCCGCGGGCCGCTGACCAGCCCGTACATGCTCTTCATCCACGACGTGCGGCCCGGCTGGCGGGAGCTGATCCCCGCGGTCGTGCACGTCGACGGCACCGCGCGCATCCAGACGGTGGACCGGCGGCGCGAGCCGCTGCTCGCCCGGCTGCTGGAGGAGTTCGAGGCGCGCACCGGGCTGCCCGTGCTCGTCAACACGAGCCTCAACACCGCCGGCCGGCCCATGGTCGACGACCCGCGGGACGCCCTGGAGTGCTTCGGCTCGGCCCCGGTGGACGTGCTCGCGCTCGGGCCGTACCTCGTGCGGCGGGGGGAGGTGTTCCGGTGA
- a CDS encoding D-glycero-alpha-D-manno-heptose-1,7-bisphosphate 7-phosphatase, with protein MLFDRDGTLIRDVPYNADPGRVEPMPGARAALDRLRRAGVRVGVVTNQSGVARGLISPAELAAVNARVEELLGPFDVWQVCPHGAADGCACRKPAPGLVHRAAAALGVTAADCVVIGDIGRDVAAARNAGARAILVPTPVTRAAEVAAAPAVAADLAAAVELVLAGGPVTGRGWAR; from the coding sequence GTGCTGTTCGACCGGGACGGGACGCTCATCCGCGATGTGCCGTACAACGCCGACCCGGGGCGGGTGGAGCCCATGCCCGGGGCGCGCGCCGCGCTCGACCGGCTCCGCCGGGCCGGGGTGCGGGTCGGGGTGGTCACCAACCAGTCGGGTGTGGCCCGCGGTCTGATCAGCCCGGCCGAGCTCGCCGCGGTCAACGCCCGGGTCGAGGAGCTGCTCGGCCCGTTCGACGTGTGGCAGGTCTGCCCGCACGGCGCGGCGGACGGGTGCGCGTGCCGCAAACCGGCCCCCGGGCTGGTGCACCGCGCCGCGGCCGCGCTCGGTGTCACCGCGGCCGACTGCGTGGTGATCGGCGACATCGGCCGCGACGTGGCCGCCGCGCGCAACGCGGGGGCGCGGGCGATCCTCGTGCCCACCCCCGTGACGCGCGCCGCGGAGGTGGCGGCCGCGCCCGCGGTCGCGGCCGACCTCGCCGCCGCCGTGGAGCTGGTGCTCGCCGGCGGGCCGGTCACCGGCCGCGGGTGGGCGCGGTGA
- a CDS encoding glycosyltransferase — protein sequence MRILVWHVHGAWTTSFVQGGHEYLVPVTPDRGPDGRGRAVTYPWPESVREVPYDRLAGEEVDVAVYQRPHEIELARRWLRRTVPGVYVEHNTPAGDVPRTRHPLADRDDIPLVHVTHFNALFWDSGRAPTRVIEHGVVDPGHRYTGELPRAGVVINEPIRRWRVAGTDLLPAFAAAAPLDVFGMRVTGLPAALGRAGELRVHEDLPQRVMHERLARRRVYLHPYRWTSLGLALIEAMLLGMPVVALAATEAVEAVPPEAGVVSTRLPVLVEAVREFTADPELAARAGKAARAAALARYGLGRFLAEWDRLLEEVVRAAR from the coding sequence ATGCGGATCCTGGTCTGGCACGTCCACGGCGCGTGGACCACGTCGTTCGTGCAGGGCGGGCACGAATACCTGGTGCCGGTCACCCCGGACCGGGGCCCGGACGGCCGCGGCCGGGCCGTGACCTACCCCTGGCCGGAGTCGGTGCGCGAGGTGCCGTACGACCGGCTCGCCGGCGAGGAGGTCGACGTCGCCGTCTACCAGCGCCCTCATGAGATCGAGCTCGCCCGCCGGTGGCTGCGGCGCACCGTGCCCGGTGTCTACGTGGAGCACAACACCCCGGCCGGGGACGTGCCCCGGACCCGGCACCCGCTCGCCGACCGGGACGACATCCCCCTGGTCCACGTCACCCACTTCAACGCCCTGTTCTGGGACTCCGGCCGGGCCCCCACCCGGGTGATCGAGCACGGCGTGGTCGACCCCGGCCACCGCTACACCGGGGAGCTGCCCCGGGCGGGGGTGGTCATCAACGAGCCGATCCGGCGGTGGCGGGTGGCGGGCACCGACCTGCTGCCCGCGTTCGCCGCCGCGGCGCCCCTAGACGTGTTCGGCATGCGGGTCACCGGGCTGCCCGCCGCGCTCGGCCGGGCCGGGGAGCTGCGCGTGCACGAGGACCTGCCGCAGCGGGTGATGCACGAGCGGCTAGCCCGCCGCCGGGTCTACCTGCACCCCTACCGGTGGACCTCGCTCGGCCTCGCGCTGATCGAGGCGATGCTCCTCGGCATGCCCGTGGTCGCGCTCGCGGCCACCGAGGCGGTGGAGGCGGTGCCGCCCGAGGCGGGCGTGGTCTCCACCCGGCTGCCCGTCCTGGTCGAGGCGGTGCGGGAGTTCACCGCCGACCCCGAGCTCGCCGCCCGGGCCGGCAAGGCGGCGCGCGCGGCCGCGCTCGCCCGGTACGGCCTCGGCCGCTTCCTCGCCGAGTGGGACCGGTTGCTGGAGGAGGTCGTGCGCGCGGCCCGGTGA
- the egtD gene encoding L-histidine N(alpha)-methyltransferase, protein MIDLLDGGYLRHALEQDVRTGLTAVPKWLPPKWFYDEVGSELFVRITRLAEYYPSRRELEILRRHAAGIARLALAETLVELGSGSAEKTVLLLDALATAGTLRAYVPVDVDRSVLEGAATRLAPRYPGVRIEPVRTDFERRLTLPSGPERRMVAFLGGTIGNFPPAAREVFLKDLRALLRPGDTLLLGTDLVKDPRRLLAAYDDPLGVTAEFNRNVLRVINRELGAAFEPEAFEHIVRYDEDHEWIEMRLRATRAMEVEIRALGMVVRFEPGEEMRTEISAKFRPEGVAAELARAGFSVLRWYTDPAGDYGLTLAAPRD, encoded by the coding sequence ATGATCGACCTTCTCGACGGCGGTTACCTCCGCCACGCGCTGGAGCAGGACGTCCGCACCGGGCTCACCGCGGTCCCCAAGTGGCTGCCGCCCAAGTGGTTCTACGACGAGGTGGGCAGCGAGCTGTTCGTGCGGATCACCCGGCTCGCCGAGTACTACCCGAGCCGCCGTGAGCTGGAGATCCTGCGCCGGCACGCGGCCGGCATCGCCCGGCTCGCCCTGGCGGAGACGCTCGTCGAGCTGGGGTCGGGGAGCGCGGAGAAGACCGTGCTGCTGCTCGACGCGCTCGCCACCGCGGGCACGCTGCGCGCCTATGTCCCGGTCGACGTGGACCGGTCGGTGCTGGAGGGCGCGGCCACCCGGCTCGCCCCGCGCTACCCGGGCGTCCGCATCGAACCGGTCCGCACCGACTTCGAACGCCGGCTCACCCTGCCGTCCGGGCCGGAGCGGCGCATGGTCGCCTTCCTCGGCGGCACGATCGGCAACTTCCCGCCGGCCGCGCGGGAGGTGTTCCTGAAGGACCTGCGCGCCCTGCTGCGGCCGGGGGACACCCTGCTCCTCGGCACCGACCTGGTGAAGGATCCCCGGCGGCTGCTCGCCGCCTACGACGACCCGCTGGGGGTGACGGCCGAGTTCAACCGCAACGTGCTCCGGGTGATCAACCGGGAGCTCGGCGCCGCCTTCGAGCCGGAGGCGTTCGAGCACATCGTCCGGTACGACGAGGACCACGAGTGGATCGAGATGCGGTTGCGGGCCACCCGGGCCATGGAGGTCGAGATCCGCGCGCTCGGCATGGTGGTGCGGTTCGAGCCGGGCGAGGAGATGCGGACCGAGATCAGCGCCAAGTTCCGCCCGGAGGGGGTGGCGGCCGAGCTGGCGCGGGCGGGCTTCTCCGTGCTCCGCTGGTACACCGACCCCGCGGGCGACTACGGCCTCACCCTGGCCGCGCCCCGCGACTGA
- the egtC gene encoding ergothioneine biosynthesis protein EgtC, whose amino-acid sequence MCRHAAWLGSPKPLTWLLSEPEHGLYRQAYAPRMQRHGTVNADGFGVGWYDGTLGEPVRYRRPIPIWADPGLAGIARTGRSTCLIGAVRSATRGMPVEEAATAPFTGGRWLLSHNGQVRRDAVWPLATAPESPCDSAVLASAVFARLRAGAPPEDALASIVTEAAAADPEARLNVLLCGGTEIAAVAWGDTLFTRVDEAGDGVFVASEPLDDRPGWQPVPDRSLVFATPDGVRITPIDSGSDL is encoded by the coding sequence ATGTGCCGCCACGCCGCCTGGCTCGGCTCGCCCAAACCGCTCACCTGGCTGCTCAGCGAACCGGAGCACGGCCTGTACCGGCAGGCGTACGCGCCGCGGATGCAGCGCCACGGCACGGTGAACGCGGACGGCTTCGGCGTCGGCTGGTACGACGGGACGCTCGGCGAGCCGGTGCGCTACCGCCGGCCGATCCCCATCTGGGCCGACCCCGGCCTGGCCGGCATCGCCCGGACCGGGCGCTCCACCTGCCTCATCGGCGCGGTCCGGTCCGCCACGCGCGGCATGCCGGTGGAGGAGGCGGCCACCGCGCCGTTCACCGGCGGCCGCTGGCTGCTCAGCCACAACGGCCAGGTCCGGCGGGACGCGGTCTGGCCGCTCGCCACCGCACCGGAGAGCCCGTGCGACTCGGCCGTGCTCGCGTCGGCCGTGTTCGCCCGGCTGCGCGCCGGCGCGCCGCCCGAGGACGCGCTCGCCTCGATCGTCACCGAGGCTGCCGCCGCCGACCCCGAGGCCCGGCTCAACGTGCTCCTCTGCGGGGGCACCGAGATCGCCGCGGTGGCGTGGGGCGACACCCTCTTCACCCGCGTCGACGAGGCCGGCGACGGGGTGTTCGTGGCGAGCGAACCGCTCGACGACCGGCCGGGCTGGCAGCCGGTCCCGGACCGCTCGCTCGTGTTCGCGACCCCCGACGGCGTGCGCATCACACCGATCGACTCCGGGAGCGACCTATGA
- the egtB gene encoding ergothioneine biosynthesis protein EgtB translates to MTEHGTIPTAPTGPAEPGALKEAIAAELAAARERSLAYTDADDDLLVRQHSPLMSPLVWDLAHVGNYEELWVLRAAAGITPLRPEIDDMYNAFKHPRRERPSLPLLGPDEARRYLATVRSRVLDVLDRFDPRDRRPLCADGFVFGLVIQHEHQHDETMLATLQLSGRPGIVRDDPTPPSRGRTKPDEVYIPAGVFTMGTSAAPWAYDNERPAHQIYLPGYWIDRYPVTNGEYAAFIADGGYRDPRLWHPEGWEWVQRTGTSAPLFWTWDGSSWWRTRFGRLEPVPEDEPVQHVCWYEADAYARWAGKRLPTEAEWEKACGGRTYPWGDRPPTGAEANLGHRAARPAPVGAFPEGASPYGVEQLIGDVWEWTDSWFRPYPGFVSFPYREYSEVFFGQTYRVLRGGSWATHPTVARTTFRNWDFPIRRQIFAGFRCARSED, encoded by the coding sequence ATGACCGAGCACGGCACCATCCCGACCGCGCCCACCGGCCCGGCCGAGCCCGGCGCGCTCAAGGAGGCGATCGCGGCCGAGCTCGCCGCCGCGCGCGAGCGCTCCCTCGCCTACACCGACGCCGACGACGACCTGCTCGTCCGCCAGCACTCCCCGCTGATGTCCCCGCTGGTCTGGGACCTGGCGCACGTCGGCAACTACGAGGAGCTCTGGGTGCTGCGCGCGGCCGCCGGGATCACCCCGCTGCGGCCCGAGATCGACGACATGTACAACGCGTTCAAGCACCCGCGCCGCGAGCGCCCGTCCCTGCCGCTGCTCGGGCCGGACGAGGCGCGGCGGTACCTCGCCACGGTGCGCTCCCGGGTCCTCGACGTGCTCGACCGGTTCGACCCGCGGGACCGCCGGCCGCTCTGCGCCGACGGGTTCGTCTTCGGGCTCGTCATCCAGCACGAGCACCAGCACGACGAGACCATGCTCGCCACACTCCAGCTCTCCGGGCGGCCCGGGATCGTCCGGGACGACCCCACCCCGCCCTCCCGCGGCCGGACCAAGCCGGACGAGGTCTACATCCCCGCCGGGGTCTTCACCATGGGCACCTCGGCCGCCCCCTGGGCGTACGACAACGAACGGCCCGCCCACCAGATCTACCTGCCCGGCTACTGGATCGACCGGTACCCGGTGACCAATGGCGAGTACGCGGCGTTCATCGCCGACGGCGGGTACCGCGACCCGCGCTTGTGGCACCCGGAGGGGTGGGAGTGGGTGCAGCGCACCGGCACGTCCGCCCCGCTGTTCTGGACCTGGGACGGGAGCTCCTGGTGGCGGACCAGGTTCGGCCGGCTCGAGCCCGTGCCCGAGGACGAGCCGGTCCAGCACGTCTGCTGGTACGAGGCCGACGCCTACGCGCGCTGGGCGGGCAAGCGCCTCCCCACCGAGGCCGAATGGGAGAAGGCGTGCGGCGGCCGCACCTACCCGTGGGGCGACCGCCCGCCCACCGGCGCGGAGGCCAACCTCGGTCACCGGGCGGCCCGGCCCGCCCCGGTGGGGGCGTTCCCCGAGGGCGCGAGCCCGTACGGGGTGGAGCAGCTCATCGGCGACGTCTGGGAGTGGACCGACTCCTGGTTCCGGCCGTACCCGGGGTTCGTCAGCTTCCCGTACCGGGAGTACAGCGAGGTCTTCTTCGGCCAGACGTACCGGGTGCTCCGCGGCGGCTCCTGGGCCACCCACCCGACGGTCGCCCGCACCACCTTCCGCAACTGGGACTTCCCGATCAGACGGCAGATCTTCGCCGGTTTCCGCTGCGCCCGATCGGAGGACTGA
- a CDS encoding glutamate-cysteine ligase family protein, with the protein MELEFPVFDRAAPNRTVPIERIRAALPRLPGGSRVTFEPGGQLELSSPPGPFPGVIADLTADVHVARRALREAGLVLGATALDLVRPPVRQLHEPRYDAMAAFLGEPYGPLMMCSTASIQVNLDIGDEPAVRWERAHLLGPALVAAFANSPAAGWASARQAIWSHLDPTRTAPVPASGDPVADWARYLSHARLMMVRTRDGGLVPVLDGSRFRDFAAVAGRPPSGRDLAYHATTLFPPVRPRGWLEIRYLDAQPPAAWPVCAAVVYALITDDRAAARALEHAAPVSHRWLDAARSGLADPELHRAAAACFHAAIDALPRLGAGRRLIDRVTAFAAARLDRAPAAAPTEEVLA; encoded by the coding sequence GTGGAACTCGAGTTCCCGGTCTTCGACCGGGCCGCCCCCAACCGTACGGTACCGATCGAACGGATCCGCGCGGCGCTGCCGCGCCTGCCCGGCGGCAGCCGGGTCACCTTCGAACCCGGCGGCCAGCTCGAGCTCTCCAGCCCGCCCGGCCCGTTCCCGGGCGTCATCGCCGACCTCACCGCGGACGTCCACGTGGCACGGCGCGCGCTCCGCGAAGCCGGGCTGGTGCTCGGCGCCACCGCGCTCGACCTGGTACGGCCACCGGTGCGCCAGCTCCACGAGCCGCGCTACGACGCGATGGCCGCCTTCCTCGGCGAGCCGTACGGCCCGCTCATGATGTGCTCCACCGCCTCCATCCAGGTCAACCTCGACATCGGAGACGAGCCCGCGGTCCGATGGGAGCGGGCGCACCTGCTCGGCCCGGCCCTGGTCGCCGCCTTCGCCAACTCACCCGCCGCCGGGTGGGCATCCGCCCGCCAGGCGATCTGGTCCCACCTCGACCCCACCCGGACCGCGCCGGTCCCCGCGAGCGGCGACCCGGTCGCCGACTGGGCCCGCTACCTGAGCCACGCCAGGCTCATGATGGTCCGCACGCGGGACGGCGGCCTGGTCCCCGTGCTCGACGGCTCGCGGTTCCGCGACTTCGCCGCCGTGGCCGGGCGCCCGCCGTCCGGCCGTGACCTCGCCTACCACGCCACCACGCTCTTCCCACCGGTACGGCCGCGCGGCTGGCTGGAGATCCGCTACCTCGACGCGCAACCCCCGGCGGCCTGGCCGGTCTGCGCGGCGGTGGTCTACGCGCTCATCACCGACGACCGGGCGGCGGCCCGCGCGCTGGAGCACGCCGCACCGGTGAGCCACCGCTGGCTCGACGCGGCCCGGTCCGGGCTCGCCGACCCCGAACTGCACCGGGCCGCCGCGGCCTGCTTCCACGCCGCCATCGACGCGCTGCCCCGGCTCGGGGCCGGCCGGCGGCTCATCGACCGGGTCACCGCCTTCGCCGCCGCGCGCCTCGACCGCGCGCCCGCGGCGGCGCCGACCGAGGAGGTCCTGGCATGA
- the dapD gene encoding 2,3,4,5-tetrahydropyridine-2,6-dicarboxylate N-succinyltransferase, with the protein MTAKDSMASGAYGIGLATITADGTVLDTWYPSPALGEPPLKGTERLDPAELDEEYAALVGPDPDRGVEVVAVRTGIARLSDPPADAHDVYLRLHLLSARLVRPHGVNLDGIFGLLSNVVWTNYGPCPVEGFEKIRLRLRARGPVTVYGVDKFPRMVDYVVPTGVRIADADRVRLGAHLASGTTVMHEGFVNFNAGTLGASMVEGRISAGVVVGDGSDVGGGASIMGTLSGGGKEVISVGERCLLGANSGIGISLGDDCVVEAGLYVTAGTKVTLPDGTIVKARELSGRSGLLFRRNSTTGAVEAVPRNGEKITLNAALHAND; encoded by the coding sequence ATGACAGCGAAGGACTCCATGGCCTCCGGCGCGTACGGCATCGGTCTGGCGACGATCACCGCCGACGGCACTGTGCTCGATACGTGGTACCCCTCCCCCGCGCTCGGCGAGCCTCCGCTCAAGGGCACCGAGCGGCTCGACCCCGCGGAGCTCGACGAGGAATACGCGGCCCTGGTGGGCCCGGACCCCGACCGCGGGGTCGAGGTCGTGGCGGTGCGCACGGGCATCGCCCGGCTGTCCGATCCCCCGGCGGACGCGCACGACGTCTACCTCCGGCTGCACCTGCTCTCGGCCCGGCTGGTCCGGCCGCACGGCGTGAACCTCGACGGGATCTTCGGGCTGCTGTCGAACGTCGTGTGGACCAACTACGGGCCGTGCCCGGTCGAGGGGTTCGAGAAGATCCGGCTCCGCCTCCGCGCCCGCGGGCCGGTCACCGTGTACGGCGTGGACAAGTTCCCGCGGATGGTCGACTACGTGGTGCCCACGGGGGTGCGGATCGCCGACGCCGACCGGGTACGGCTCGGCGCCCACCTGGCCAGCGGCACCACCGTGATGCACGAGGGGTTCGTCAACTTCAACGCCGGCACGCTCGGCGCCTCCATGGTGGAGGGCCGGATCTCCGCCGGGGTCGTGGTCGGCGACGGCTCGGACGTCGGCGGCGGCGCGTCGATCATGGGGACCCTGTCCGGTGGCGGCAAGGAGGTCATCTCCGTCGGTGAGCGGTGCCTCCTCGGCGCCAACTCCGGGATCGGCATCTCACTGGGAGACGACTGCGTGGTGGAGGCCGGGCTCTACGTCACGGCCGGCACGAAGGTGACCCTGCCGGACGGGACGATCGTGAAGGCCCGGGAGCTGTCCGGCCGGTCCGGCCTGCTGTTCCGCCGCAACTCGACCACGGGCGCGGTCGAGGCGGTGCCCCGCAACGGCGAAAAGATCACCCTTAACGCCGCGCTTCACGCCAACGATTAG
- a CDS encoding ArsR/SmtB family transcription factor, which yields MSTVKAALPPESAIEGLAEVFGLLSDPGRLRLMAALLEGGEMCVRDLAAVCGQSESAVSHALRLLRLNRVVKVRRAGRMAYYRLADSHVRMLFDLALAHVTHGEESERG from the coding sequence GTGAGCACCGTCAAGGCCGCCCTCCCCCCGGAGAGCGCGATCGAGGGCCTCGCCGAGGTCTTCGGGCTCCTCTCCGACCCCGGACGGCTCCGGCTGATGGCGGCCCTGCTCGAAGGGGGCGAGATGTGCGTGCGGGACCTCGCCGCGGTCTGCGGCCAGAGCGAGTCGGCCGTCTCCCACGCGCTGCGGCTGCTGCGGCTCAACCGGGTGGTGAAGGTGCGCCGCGCCGGCCGGATGGCCTACTACCGGCTCGCCGACTCCCACGTGCGCATGCTGTTCGACCTCGCCCTCGCGCACGTCACCCACGGTGAGGAGAGCGAGCGTGGGTAA
- a CDS encoding cation diffusion facilitator family transporter: MGKANGAAGAHPHGHGHGHAGGHWHGVGADADKRLLTLALLLILGFMAAEVVIGLIAGSLALLSDAGHMLTDAAAIALALVAMRIAARPPKGGFTYGFKRVEIISAQINGITLLLLAAFFAVEAVRRLVNPPEVTGELVLATGVAGIAVNLAATWLVGRANRRSLNVEGAFQHILSDLYAFIATAVAGFVVWLTGWTRADAIAAIVVAALMLKAGWRLVRDAGRVILEAAPAGIAPAAVGRRMAAIEHVVEIHDLHIWEVTSGYPALSAHILVAPGADCHAVRQATEAMLRAEYGITHTTLQMDHAPERILRIRGRDDRDGDADGSCHLEGVG; this comes from the coding sequence GTGGGTAAGGCGAACGGCGCCGCCGGAGCGCACCCGCACGGGCACGGACACGGCCACGCGGGTGGGCACTGGCACGGCGTCGGAGCCGACGCCGACAAGCGCCTGCTCACCCTCGCGCTCCTGCTGATCCTGGGGTTCATGGCCGCCGAGGTCGTGATCGGCCTCATCGCCGGATCGCTCGCCCTGCTGTCCGACGCCGGGCACATGCTCACCGACGCGGCGGCGATCGCTCTCGCGCTCGTCGCCATGCGGATCGCCGCCCGCCCGCCGAAGGGCGGATTCACCTACGGGTTCAAGCGGGTCGAGATCATCAGCGCCCAGATCAACGGGATCACCCTGCTGCTGCTCGCCGCCTTCTTCGCCGTCGAGGCGGTCCGGCGGCTGGTGAACCCGCCGGAGGTGACCGGGGAGCTCGTGCTCGCCACCGGAGTGGCGGGGATCGCGGTGAACCTGGCGGCCACCTGGCTGGTCGGCCGGGCGAACCGGCGCAGCCTCAACGTGGAGGGCGCCTTCCAGCACATCCTGAGCGACCTGTACGCGTTCATCGCCACGGCCGTGGCCGGCTTCGTCGTCTGGCTCACCGGCTGGACCCGCGCCGACGCGATCGCCGCCATCGTGGTCGCCGCCCTCATGCTCAAGGCGGGCTGGCGGCTGGTCAGGGACGCGGGCCGCGTGATCCTCGAGGCCGCGCCGGCGGGCATCGCGCCCGCGGCCGTCGGGCGCCGCATGGCGGCGATCGAGCACGTCGTGGAGATCCACGACCTGCACATCTGGGAGGTCACCTCGGGGTACCCCGCGCTCTCCGCGCACATCCTCGTGGCCCCGGGCGCCGACTGCCACGCCGTACGGCAGGCCACAGAGGCGATGCTGCGCGCGGAGTACGGCATCACCCACACCACGCTGCAGATGGACCACGCACCCGAGCGGATTCTCAGGATCCGCGGCAGGGACGATCGGGACGGCGACGCGGACGGGTCCTGCCACCTGGAGGGGGTGGGATGA